One region of Gossypium raimondii isolate GPD5lz chromosome 6, ASM2569854v1, whole genome shotgun sequence genomic DNA includes:
- the LOC105774528 gene encoding uncharacterized protein LOC105774528: MPPAMPPLKLPCLCSSSPSLAPLLPLFLLIRRPRVVASVRAMLTATPVLPPATSSPLALTAAPVPIDVQVDFDDKTSWEYLFKVYWVLLKEKLALSLHELTNATNPWKELREASANIEPKHQNDVADLINSYKSLYPKWGFDLRGSVSSKRRRLHLLRLQLMFLLSLQHLHPERFL; this comes from the exons ATGCCGCCGGCGATGCCTCCCCTCAAGCTCCCTTGCCTATGCTCAAGTTCACCATCACTGGCGCCGCTTCTACCTCTCTTTCTGCTCATAAGAAGACCAAGGGTCGTGGCTTCCGTGAGGGCGATGCTAACCGCCACTCCCGTCTTGCCTCCCGCGACTTCGAGTCCCTTGGCACTGACGGCGGCCCCGGTCCCTATAGAT GTTCAAGTGGATTTTGATGATAAAACTAGCTGGGAGTATCTGTTTAAGGTGTACTGGGTTCTTTTAAAAGAGAAGCTAGCTTTAAgtttacatgagcttactaacgCTACAAATCCATGGAAGGAACTTAGAGAAGCTTCAGCTAATATTGAACCAAAGCATCAAAACGACGTTGCAGATTTAATAAATAGTTACAAAAGTTTATACCCAAAATGGGGTTTTGATCTCAG AGGTTCGGTGTCAAGCAAAAGGAGAAGATTGCATCTTTTAAGACTTCAGTTGATGTTCTTACTCTCTCTGCAACACCTACACCCAGAACGCTTTCTTTAG